One part of the Mycolicibacterium aromaticivorans JS19b1 = JCM 16368 genome encodes these proteins:
- a CDS encoding FAD-dependent oxidoreductase — protein sequence MTDSTTVAIVGGGPAGMVLGLLLARAGIEVTVLEKHADFLRDFRGDTVHPTTLRLLDELGLGERFAALPQSKVDHAEFTVGDTSLTMVDFRRLRQPHPYIAMVPQWDLLNLLAEAGQAEPTYTLRLCHEVTGLLRSGARVAGVTYTSPDGDGELRADLTVACDGRTSVVRQCAGLVARDFPVPFDVWWFRLPRDSSAEYTLIPRIAPGRMVIMIPREGYFQLAYLIPKGSDARLRARGLDALKAELAELIPEADTDSLTTLDQVKFLDVRLNRLSRWHTDGLLCLGDAAHAMSPVGGVGINMAVQDAVGAATLLAGPLRRGAVTDRDLAAVRKRRLPPAAVTQAVQCLLHKRLVAPILNGHNADPPAAITALIRRLPWLSVIPAYLVGVGVRPEHAPAFARR from the coding sequence ATGACCGACTCCACGACGGTGGCGATCGTCGGCGGCGGCCCCGCCGGCATGGTGCTCGGACTGCTGTTGGCCAGAGCCGGCATCGAGGTCACCGTGCTGGAGAAGCACGCCGACTTCCTGCGCGACTTCCGCGGCGACACAGTGCATCCCACGACCCTGCGACTTCTCGACGAGCTCGGCTTGGGCGAGCGTTTCGCGGCGTTGCCGCAGAGCAAGGTCGATCACGCCGAGTTCACCGTGGGCGACACCTCGCTGACGATGGTGGACTTCCGCAGACTGCGCCAGCCCCACCCGTACATCGCGATGGTGCCGCAGTGGGATCTGCTCAACCTGCTCGCCGAAGCCGGTCAGGCGGAGCCGACGTACACGCTTCGGCTGTGCCACGAGGTGACCGGGCTGCTACGCAGCGGGGCCCGGGTAGCCGGGGTTACCTACACCTCGCCGGACGGCGACGGCGAACTGCGGGCCGACCTGACTGTGGCATGCGACGGCCGGACGTCGGTCGTGCGGCAGTGCGCGGGCCTGGTGGCCCGGGATTTCCCGGTGCCGTTCGACGTGTGGTGGTTTCGGCTGCCGCGGGACAGCAGCGCCGAATACACGCTGATTCCCCGGATCGCCCCCGGACGTATGGTGATCATGATTCCGCGGGAGGGGTACTTCCAGCTCGCCTACCTGATCCCGAAGGGCAGCGACGCGCGACTGCGGGCACGCGGGCTGGACGCACTCAAGGCCGAACTGGCCGAGCTGATTCCGGAGGCCGACACCGACAGCCTGACTACGCTCGACCAGGTCAAGTTCCTCGACGTCCGACTCAACCGGCTCAGTCGCTGGCACACCGACGGACTGCTGTGTCTCGGCGATGCGGCTCACGCGATGTCCCCGGTCGGCGGCGTCGGCATCAACATGGCCGTCCAGGACGCGGTAGGCGCGGCGACACTGCTGGCCGGCCCGCTGCGGCGCGGCGCTGTGACCGACCGCGACCTGGCCGCTGTCCGTAAGCGCCGATTGCCGCCCGCCGCGGTCACCCAGGCCGTGCAATGCCTGTTGCACAAGCGGCTGGTGGCGCCGATTCTGAACGGGCACAACGCCGATCCGCCGGCGGCGATCACCGCGCTGATCCGGCGGTTGCCATGGCTCTCGGTGATCCCGGCCTACCTGGTCGGTGTCGGGGTGCGACCCGAGCACGCCCCCGCGTTCGCTCGCCGCTAG
- a CDS encoding TetR/AcrR family transcriptional regulator: MGTTGRPVRSDRALLAGDEARHRLLEAASRCIVRRGNTQIRMAEVAAEAGVVRSTVYRYFPSRDDLLLGLLLTRIDAALAAHVASLPQPDDASASIQELMLVPVQSVVGNAMNEALMSGESTAVATALEIGSEQIVDVVLRHYGPLFQRWQAAGSLHAELDQRETARWLHTASLFLLAPAWRHRPVDAKRLFVEQYLLRALVPNFS; this comes from the coding sequence ATGGGAACAACGGGTCGTCCCGTGCGCTCCGACCGGGCACTGCTTGCCGGCGATGAGGCGCGCCACCGGCTGCTCGAAGCGGCAAGCCGGTGCATCGTGCGCCGGGGCAACACCCAGATCCGGATGGCTGAAGTGGCCGCCGAAGCCGGCGTGGTCCGCTCGACGGTGTACCGCTATTTCCCGTCCCGCGACGACCTTCTGCTGGGGCTGCTGCTGACCCGGATCGACGCCGCGCTGGCCGCGCACGTCGCATCGCTACCGCAGCCCGACGACGCATCGGCCTCGATCCAGGAACTGATGTTGGTTCCAGTCCAGTCCGTGGTCGGCAACGCGATGAACGAGGCCCTGATGTCGGGTGAAAGTACGGCGGTGGCGACGGCACTCGAGATCGGCTCCGAGCAGATCGTCGACGTCGTACTGCGGCATTACGGTCCGCTGTTCCAACGATGGCAGGCGGCCGGCAGTTTGCACGCCGAACTCGACCAGCGGGAGACCGCGCGCTGGCTGCACACCGCGTCGTTGTTCCTGCTCGCTCCCGCGTGGCGGCATCGTCCTGTCGACGCCAAAAGACTCTTTGTCGAGCAGTACCTGCTGCGTGCCCTGGTTCCGAACTTCTCGTGA
- a CDS encoding SDR family NAD(P)-dependent oxidoreductase, whose protein sequence is MSKPLSGRRAVVTGAAGGLGAAAVRALTNAGAEVVATYHQNEPADDSQAIWVPCDARDAESVNAMIDAAVAAMGGLDVLVNAAGLWHQGVPGQITTADIDFVLDTNVKTTILTNQAAHAVMRKSGGRIINFGSAEAVMGSPISAVYAAAKGAVQAWTRSAAKAWASDNVTVNALAPAMQTRGADRLRDFLGPDAAPFIDQQIKASIPLGGALGDPDRDLGPVLVFLAGEGSHFITGQLLPVDGGLIMVGG, encoded by the coding sequence ATGAGCAAGCCACTCAGCGGGCGCCGCGCGGTGGTCACCGGTGCGGCCGGCGGGCTGGGCGCCGCGGCAGTCCGGGCTCTCACGAATGCCGGCGCCGAGGTCGTTGCGACCTATCACCAGAATGAACCCGCCGACGACTCGCAGGCCATCTGGGTGCCGTGTGACGCCCGGGACGCCGAGTCGGTGAACGCGATGATCGACGCCGCGGTGGCGGCGATGGGCGGCCTCGACGTACTGGTCAACGCGGCGGGACTGTGGCACCAGGGTGTGCCCGGCCAGATCACCACCGCCGACATCGACTTCGTCCTGGACACCAACGTCAAGACCACGATCCTGACCAACCAGGCCGCACACGCGGTGATGCGCAAGTCCGGCGGGCGCATCATCAATTTCGGCTCGGCCGAGGCGGTGATGGGCAGTCCGATCTCCGCGGTATACGCCGCGGCCAAGGGTGCGGTTCAGGCCTGGACCCGCTCGGCGGCGAAGGCCTGGGCGTCCGACAACGTCACGGTTAATGCGCTGGCGCCGGCCATGCAGACCCGGGGGGCGGACCGGCTGCGGGACTTCCTCGGCCCGGACGCGGCGCCGTTCATCGATCAGCAGATCAAGGCCTCCATCCCGCTGGGTGGGGCGCTCGGCGATCCCGACCGCGACCTCGGACCCGTACTGGTGTTCCTGGCCGGCGAGGGTTCGCACTTCATCACCGGCCAACTGCTGCCGGTCGACGGCGGCCTGATCATGGTCGGCGGCTGA
- a CDS encoding zinc-dependent alcohol dehydrogenase has product MKATMITGPGQTDVVDVADPVVGPADVLVKIRACGICGSDALYISMGGLPPRQGRMPLGHEPAGQVVEVGSDVTGINVGDHVVINPIGAPSGIIGNGGATGALAEYLLVENAVRGQTIEVIPADIPFDVAALNKPMAVARHGVNQTKPIPSDRVAVFGAGPIGLGATIAYKALGVSHVTVVDLIGSRLDKALAVGADSVINAGDEDVARRLIALHGKGEAMWPGKSGTDIYLDAAGAPSVINTALAAAQVGARLGVVAVHKEPVPVDFINIMANEITVVGSMGYPTEIFEVTRDLVANWEKYAVIVSHTFDFGDVQDALQTALTPGAADKVVVTFA; this is encoded by the coding sequence ATGAAAGCAACGATGATCACCGGGCCGGGGCAGACCGACGTCGTCGATGTCGCCGACCCGGTGGTGGGACCAGCCGACGTGTTGGTGAAGATCAGAGCCTGCGGAATCTGCGGCTCGGACGCGCTCTACATCTCGATGGGTGGGCTGCCACCGCGCCAGGGACGCATGCCGCTCGGACATGAACCGGCGGGCCAAGTTGTCGAGGTCGGCAGCGACGTCACCGGCATCAACGTCGGCGACCACGTGGTGATCAACCCCATCGGCGCACCGAGCGGCATCATCGGCAACGGCGGGGCCACCGGAGCGCTGGCCGAGTATCTCCTCGTCGAGAACGCGGTGCGCGGGCAGACCATCGAGGTGATCCCGGCCGACATCCCGTTCGACGTCGCCGCCCTCAACAAGCCGATGGCTGTCGCCCGGCACGGCGTCAACCAGACCAAACCCATACCGTCGGATAGGGTCGCCGTCTTCGGTGCCGGGCCGATCGGCCTTGGCGCCACCATCGCCTACAAGGCTTTGGGCGTCAGCCACGTGACGGTGGTGGACCTGATCGGATCGCGGCTGGACAAGGCACTGGCCGTCGGCGCCGACTCGGTGATCAACGCCGGCGACGAGGATGTGGCGCGGCGCCTCATCGCGTTGCACGGCAAGGGCGAGGCGATGTGGCCGGGCAAGTCGGGCACCGACATCTACCTCGACGCGGCCGGAGCACCGTCGGTGATCAACACTGCGCTGGCGGCAGCACAGGTCGGTGCGCGGCTGGGGGTGGTGGCCGTGCACAAGGAGCCGGTGCCGGTGGACTTCATCAACATCATGGCCAACGAGATCACCGTCGTCGGATCGATGGGCTATCCCACCGAGATCTTCGAAGTGACCCGAGATCTCGTGGCGAACTGGGAGAAGTACGCGGTGATCGTCAGCCACACCTTCGATTTCGGCGATGTGCAGGACGCGCTGCAGACCGCGCTGACGCCGGGTGCCGCCGACAAGGTCGTCGTCACCTTCGCCTAG
- a CDS encoding LLM class flavin-dependent oxidoreductase, whose protein sequence is MTTPLDVGVYVPQMGFSYAEVLHRAQRCEELGIGSLWLYDHMYGPGVPGIDSLEAWTLATALLSRTEHLRVGHMVLCNQFRHPAVLAKMATTLDQISDGRLELGIGSGSIEDEHHRLGLDWGTFAQRSEHLQETLEILTQAFADQRIDFSGTHFTVRDMPIKPGSVQQPRPPIVVGGSGERYTLPLVARYADVWNVPTYALGEMEHKLTVLRAICEDIGRDPGSIVMSVEAVLALAPDFAALESVHQIAEKRFGGPGFGLHEGGLIGTPAAIVDRLGELRDMGFEQVVFFTHDRASDATLELLATEVLPQL, encoded by the coding sequence GTGACCACACCCCTCGACGTCGGGGTCTACGTCCCGCAGATGGGGTTCAGCTACGCCGAGGTCCTGCACCGCGCGCAACGCTGCGAGGAACTCGGCATCGGCTCGTTGTGGCTCTACGACCACATGTACGGCCCCGGCGTTCCCGGCATCGATTCGCTGGAGGCCTGGACGCTTGCCACCGCTCTGCTGAGCCGCACCGAGCACCTCCGCGTGGGACACATGGTGCTGTGCAACCAGTTTCGTCACCCCGCTGTGCTGGCCAAGATGGCAACCACGTTGGACCAGATATCGGACGGTCGGCTGGAACTGGGTATCGGCAGCGGATCCATCGAAGACGAACACCACCGGCTCGGACTGGACTGGGGCACGTTCGCGCAGCGGTCCGAGCATCTACAGGAGACGCTGGAGATCCTCACCCAGGCGTTCGCCGATCAGCGGATCGATTTCAGCGGAACGCATTTCACGGTTCGCGACATGCCCATCAAACCCGGCTCCGTTCAACAGCCACGGCCGCCGATCGTGGTGGGCGGGTCCGGTGAGAGGTACACCCTGCCGCTGGTGGCCCGCTACGCCGACGTCTGGAACGTGCCCACCTATGCGCTCGGGGAGATGGAACACAAGCTGACCGTCCTGCGGGCGATCTGTGAGGACATCGGCCGAGATCCCGGCTCCATTGTGATGTCGGTCGAGGCCGTGTTGGCTCTGGCGCCGGACTTCGCCGCGTTGGAGAGCGTGCACCAGATCGCCGAGAAACGGTTCGGCGGTCCGGGTTTCGGTCTGCACGAAGGCGGTCTCATCGGCACGCCGGCCGCGATCGTCGACCGACTGGGCGAACTCCGGGACATGGGCTTCGAGCAGGTGGTGTTCTTCACCCACGACCGGGCCTCGGACGCGACCCTCGAGCTGCTGGCCACCGAGGTGCTGCCACAGCTCTAG
- a CDS encoding TetR/AcrR family transcriptional regulator, with protein sequence MSPAGTTAVIPDDDETSSRRRILNATAEVLARSGQTKLSLSEVALQAGVSRPTLYRWFASKTELLDAFGAYEREMFDTGISRATAGLRGTDKLDAALQFIVSYQQTYSGVRLIDIEPEVVIAQLDRILPLMRTRLQRLLSGPNAEIKAATAIRVAISHYVVRSDDAHQFLAQLRHAVGIKQ encoded by the coding sequence GTGAGCCCGGCAGGAACCACCGCTGTGATCCCCGACGACGACGAAACCTCGTCGCGGCGGCGCATCCTCAATGCCACCGCCGAGGTGCTCGCCCGAAGCGGGCAGACCAAGCTCAGTCTCTCCGAGGTCGCTCTTCAGGCCGGCGTCTCCCGCCCGACCCTGTACCGCTGGTTCGCGTCCAAGACCGAGTTGCTCGACGCATTCGGCGCCTACGAGCGCGAGATGTTCGACACCGGCATCAGCCGGGCCACCGCGGGACTGCGTGGCACCGACAAGCTCGACGCGGCACTGCAGTTCATCGTCTCCTACCAGCAGACCTATTCCGGGGTACGGCTCATCGACATCGAGCCCGAGGTGGTGATCGCCCAGCTGGACCGCATCCTGCCGCTGATGCGGACCCGGCTGCAGAGGCTGTTGAGCGGACCCAACGCAGAGATCAAGGCCGCCACCGCAATTCGTGTCGCGATATCGCACTACGTGGTCCGTAGCGACGACGCCCACCAGTTCTTGGCCCAGCTGCGCCACGCCGTCGGCATCAAACAGTGA
- a CDS encoding cytochrome P450, translating into MSADQRGYSPHDITSRRFWGQTFDAREQTFAALRATDGLTWHEPFPSLFPMEEPGFWALTRRADIVHASLHPELFSSAQGIALDPMPADIQRIATFFLMMDPPQHTVYRRLISSAFTPRNVAQIDEQVRKNAATVVDDLVGAGEVDFVAACSARLPMMTISEMLGVPNSDREAVAKAAEKLFSMSDDEYATIEERAEATVNEMFLLAGTGIELAKFRRRHPGDDLMTSIVNAEVDGHRLTDEEVGAFLVLLASAGNDTTKQTTSHAMLALAANPDQRAWLMADFDGRIGPAVEEFIRWSTPVLQFARFVAHDTELAGQQLNAGDKVGLFYCSANRDAAAFDRPDAFDLQRSPNPHLGFGGGGPHFCLGNQLARTELRNLFRELLFRVDVELGEPDYLLSSFVHGIKRLPAFVR; encoded by the coding sequence GTGTCGGCGGACCAGCGTGGGTACAGCCCCCACGACATCACGTCGCGGCGATTCTGGGGCCAGACCTTCGACGCCCGCGAGCAGACCTTCGCCGCTCTGCGGGCCACCGACGGACTCACCTGGCATGAGCCGTTTCCCTCGCTGTTCCCGATGGAAGAGCCCGGCTTCTGGGCGTTGACCCGGCGGGCCGATATCGTCCATGCCAGCCTGCACCCCGAGTTGTTCAGTTCCGCGCAGGGCATCGCTCTTGACCCGATGCCCGCCGACATCCAGCGGATCGCCACCTTCTTCCTGATGATGGATCCGCCGCAGCACACGGTGTATCGCCGGCTCATCAGCTCCGCATTCACCCCGCGCAACGTCGCCCAGATCGACGAGCAGGTTCGCAAGAACGCGGCCACCGTGGTCGACGACCTGGTCGGAGCCGGTGAGGTGGACTTCGTCGCGGCGTGCTCGGCGCGACTGCCGATGATGACGATCTCGGAGATGCTGGGCGTGCCGAACTCCGATCGCGAAGCGGTGGCCAAGGCCGCCGAGAAACTGTTCTCCATGAGCGACGACGAGTACGCCACGATCGAGGAGCGCGCCGAGGCGACCGTCAACGAGATGTTCCTGTTGGCGGGCACCGGCATTGAGTTGGCGAAGTTCCGCCGTCGGCATCCGGGCGACGACTTGATGACCAGCATCGTCAACGCCGAAGTCGACGGGCACCGGCTCACCGACGAGGAGGTCGGCGCGTTCCTGGTGCTGCTGGCGTCGGCGGGCAACGACACCACCAAGCAGACGACCTCGCACGCCATGCTGGCGCTGGCGGCGAACCCGGACCAGCGCGCCTGGCTGATGGCCGATTTCGACGGCCGGATCGGACCGGCGGTCGAGGAGTTCATCCGCTGGTCGACGCCGGTGCTGCAGTTCGCCCGATTCGTCGCGCACGACACCGAGCTCGCCGGCCAGCAGCTGAACGCCGGCGACAAGGTCGGATTGTTCTACTGTTCGGCGAACCGCGACGCCGCCGCCTTCGACCGGCCGGACGCGTTCGACCTGCAGCGTTCGCCGAACCCGCACCTGGGTTTCGGCGGCGGCGGCCCGCATTTCTGCCTCGGTAACCAGTTGGCCCGGACCGAGCTGCGGAATCTGTTCCGGGAGTTGCTGTTCCGGGTCGACGTCGAGCTCGGCGAGCCCGATTATCTGTTGAGTAGTTTCGTGCACGGGATCAAGCGGCTCCCGGCGTTCGTGCGGTGA
- a CDS encoding ferredoxin, with translation MRIEVDLTKCTGHGICETIAEDVFEVDDDGSVRIHGDARPQEDWARMQQAVTQCPAAALALIED, from the coding sequence ATGCGTATCGAAGTGGACCTGACCAAGTGCACCGGGCACGGAATCTGCGAGACGATCGCCGAGGATGTTTTCGAGGTCGACGACGACGGCAGTGTCCGCATCCACGGTGACGCGCGGCCGCAGGAGGACTGGGCGCGGATGCAGCAGGCCGTCACCCAGTGTCCCGCCGCGGCGCTGGCCCTGATCGAGGACTGA
- a CDS encoding cytochrome P450: MGVMQGFSYSPFDPAVMADPRPYYRTLRDHHPVYYVDELDTYALSRFDDVWNVLAINDGTFVASEGTLPAAAVLAHRNHGPVADPPLHPLPFHANFDAPLYDDVRRCTAAQFRPKSVTAWQDRIRELANERLDELLPRGSFDLTQEYGGIVAASVVCELVGLPTELAADVLATVNAGSLAEPGSGVEVANARPGYLEYLIPVVQQVRAGEFPGPLPIVENLLAYRLPDGSALTDSEVAVQMLGVFIGGTETVPKIVAHGLWELLRHPDQLAAVRADPAANVPVAREEIIRYCAPAQWFARTVRKRFTIHDTTIQPGQRIITLLASASRDEREFGEPEVFRWDRPIERSLAFGRGQHFCLGYHMARLEIAVLLQEWLRRVPDYQIDADRAHRPPSSFQWGWNHIPVHVLV, encoded by the coding sequence ATGGGTGTGATGCAGGGCTTCTCGTACAGTCCCTTCGATCCGGCGGTGATGGCCGACCCGCGGCCGTACTACCGGACCCTGCGGGACCACCACCCGGTGTACTACGTCGACGAACTCGACACCTATGCGTTGTCCCGGTTCGACGACGTCTGGAACGTGCTGGCGATCAACGACGGCACGTTCGTCGCATCCGAGGGAACCCTGCCCGCGGCGGCGGTACTGGCACACCGCAATCACGGTCCGGTCGCCGATCCACCACTGCATCCGCTGCCGTTCCACGCCAACTTCGACGCGCCACTCTATGACGACGTCCGGCGCTGCACGGCGGCGCAATTCCGGCCGAAGTCGGTCACCGCATGGCAGGACCGGATCCGGGAACTGGCGAACGAGCGTCTCGACGAACTGCTGCCACGGGGCAGCTTCGACCTCACCCAGGAGTACGGCGGAATCGTCGCCGCCTCCGTGGTGTGCGAACTGGTCGGACTGCCAACCGAATTGGCCGCCGACGTGCTGGCCACAGTCAACGCCGGCAGCCTGGCGGAGCCCGGCAGCGGCGTCGAGGTGGCCAACGCCAGGCCGGGGTACCTCGAGTACCTGATCCCGGTGGTGCAGCAGGTCCGCGCCGGAGAGTTCCCCGGCCCGCTGCCGATCGTCGAGAACCTGCTGGCCTACCGGCTGCCTGACGGATCGGCGCTCACCGACAGCGAAGTGGCGGTCCAGATGTTGGGCGTATTCATCGGCGGTACGGAGACGGTGCCCAAGATCGTCGCGCACGGCTTGTGGGAACTGCTGCGCCACCCCGATCAGCTCGCGGCGGTGCGGGCAGATCCGGCGGCCAACGTGCCGGTGGCCCGCGAGGAGATCATCCGCTACTGCGCTCCCGCGCAGTGGTTCGCCCGGACGGTGCGCAAGCGCTTCACCATCCACGACACCACCATCCAGCCGGGCCAGCGCATCATCACTTTGTTGGCTTCGGCGAGCCGCGACGAGCGCGAGTTCGGCGAGCCGGAGGTGTTCCGCTGGGACCGTCCGATCGAGCGGTCGCTGGCGTTCGGCCGGGGCCAGCATTTCTGTTTGGGCTATCACATGGCGCGACTGGAGATCGCGGTGCTGCTGCAGGAGTGGCTGCGTCGCGTCCCGGACTACCAGATCGACGCCGACCGCGCCCACCGGCCGCCGTCGAGCTTCCAGTGGGGCTGGAACCACATACCCGTCCACGTGCTGGTGTGA
- a CDS encoding TetR/AcrR family transcriptional regulator, with protein sequence MSAAKDPRTDRSSITRDALLVAAERLFAENGLYAVSNRQISDAAGQGNNAAACYHFGSRADLLRAIEARHHAEIDENRRGKLADMPPNPQLRDWIGVLVHPLTEHLHALGTSTTYARFAAQVMADPACRELVGSYAMTSERMLKTVRGINRCLPARPKRVRVIRWTMARNLLMHTCAEIEGERATGAASANSNWLVVGEELVDALVGLWAAPDEAPRAAQVRASSARSGSIATPAGS encoded by the coding sequence GTGAGCGCTGCCAAAGACCCTCGCACTGACCGGTCGTCGATCACGCGTGACGCCCTGCTGGTGGCCGCCGAGCGCCTCTTCGCCGAGAACGGTCTGTATGCGGTCTCGAACCGGCAGATCAGTGATGCCGCCGGCCAAGGCAACAACGCGGCTGCCTGCTACCACTTCGGTTCTCGAGCGGATCTGCTGCGTGCGATCGAGGCTCGCCACCATGCCGAGATCGACGAGAACCGCCGAGGCAAACTGGCTGATATGCCGCCGAACCCGCAGTTGCGGGATTGGATCGGCGTCCTGGTCCATCCGTTGACCGAACATCTGCACGCTCTCGGCACGTCCACGACGTATGCGCGGTTCGCGGCCCAGGTGATGGCCGACCCAGCCTGCCGGGAGCTGGTGGGGTCCTACGCGATGACCTCGGAGCGGATGCTCAAAACGGTGCGCGGGATCAACCGGTGCCTCCCGGCCCGCCCGAAACGCGTACGGGTCATCCGGTGGACCATGGCACGAAATCTGTTGATGCACACCTGCGCCGAGATCGAGGGCGAGCGGGCGACCGGCGCGGCGTCGGCGAATTCGAACTGGCTGGTGGTCGGCGAGGAATTGGTCGACGCGTTGGTGGGCCTGTGGGCTGCACCCGACGAGGCCCCGCGCGCCGCTCAGGTCAGGGCTTCTTCCGCCCGGAGTGGCTCAATCGCCACTCCGGCGGGAAGTTGA
- a CDS encoding enoyl-CoA hydratase/isomerase family protein: MDHDYEQMKRDAEPYIKFEKDLANRIAYITFDRPAELNSTTMGMRQNFADMIHKCNVDDDVKVVVIRGEGNDFGSGGDLPEQREMLENPGTSLLHELSINDDTVKYPPGDSYRYLYTLTDHYAKARAGNRPLQECKKVTIVEAKGYCYGWHFYQAGDADLVVSSDDALFGHPAFRYVGWGPRLWWWAETMGLRKFSEMLFTGRPFTAAEMYDCGFINSVVPREQLEAETLKYAMACSKTRPTDTVVVQKTFLELYKQHKGEYFGSLLTGVVEGMLPMMTNDRDNYPDLTEGTFEKGLNNVVKDNDLNFPPEWRLSHSGRKKP; this comes from the coding sequence ATGGATCACGATTACGAGCAGATGAAGCGCGACGCCGAGCCCTACATCAAGTTCGAGAAGGACCTCGCTAATCGCATTGCTTACATCACCTTTGACCGGCCCGCCGAACTCAACTCGACCACCATGGGGATGCGGCAGAACTTCGCCGACATGATCCACAAGTGCAACGTCGACGATGACGTCAAGGTGGTGGTGATCCGTGGTGAAGGCAACGACTTCGGCAGCGGCGGCGACCTGCCGGAACAGCGCGAGATGCTGGAGAATCCGGGAACATCTCTGCTGCACGAGCTTTCGATCAACGACGACACCGTGAAGTATCCGCCCGGTGACTCCTACCGCTACCTGTACACACTCACCGACCACTACGCCAAGGCGCGTGCGGGCAACCGGCCGCTGCAGGAGTGCAAGAAGGTCACCATCGTGGAAGCGAAAGGCTACTGCTACGGCTGGCACTTCTACCAGGCCGGTGACGCCGACCTGGTGGTGTCCTCCGACGATGCCCTGTTCGGTCACCCCGCATTCCGCTACGTCGGCTGGGGCCCCCGCCTGTGGTGGTGGGCCGAAACCATGGGCCTGCGGAAGTTCTCCGAAATGCTCTTTACCGGAAGGCCTTTCACCGCCGCCGAAATGTACGACTGCGGCTTCATCAACAGCGTTGTCCCGCGTGAACAGCTCGAGGCGGAGACCCTGAAGTACGCGATGGCGTGCTCGAAGACGCGGCCCACCGACACCGTCGTAGTGCAGAAGACGTTCCTCGAACTCTATAAGCAGCACAAGGGCGAGTACTTCGGCAGCCTTCTCACCGGTGTGGTCGAGGGCATGTTGCCGATGATGACCAACGACCGGGACAACTATCCGGACCTGACCGAGGGCACGTTCGAGAAGGGCCTCAATAATGTGGTCAAGGACAACGACCTCAACTTCCCGCCGGAGTGGCGATTGAGCCACTCCGGGCGGAAGAAGCCCTGA